A region of Lichenibacterium dinghuense DNA encodes the following proteins:
- a CDS encoding recombinase family protein, giving the protein MSSLADRGRGAPAAASKPLRCAIYTRKSTEYGLEQEFNSLDNQREAGEAYVKSQAHEGWRPLPELYDDGGFSGGSLERPALKRLLSEVEAGRVDVVVVYKVDRLTRSLADFAKLVELFDRHGVSFVSVTQAFNTTSSMGRLTLNVLLSFAQFEREVTGERIRDKIAASRRKGMRTGGPVPLGYRVVDKKLVPEPSEAETVRSIFARYLAAGSLGALMAELDAGGIITKVSPRRDGSVRGGVRFTLGSLAALLKNRCYVGEVVHKGRHFPGEHTGIVDPELFDAVQKQLATGARRAGQDNRAAPALLTGLIRDSRGHRMTPSTAQKKGLHYRYYVSSVLAQGRKAEAGSRPRVAAPDVEAMVLDALRGAGLIAPDAAEMQAAWLAGAVSEVVVHADRLEIALQAAPESRDAETLTVPWPAPPRRRRGILGAPEDAEVRPIRAEARARLVQAIADGRAWLADLTSGRARDTRSIALREGFSDRHIRTTVNLALLAPDIVKAALDGTLPDGIGVVRLGEVGMGWAEQRAALRLVWGRPPRSR; this is encoded by the coding sequence ATGAGCAGCCTCGCCGACCGCGGTCGCGGTGCGCCCGCCGCGGCCAGCAAGCCGCTCCGCTGCGCCATTTACACCCGCAAGTCGACCGAGTACGGCCTCGAGCAGGAGTTCAACTCCCTCGACAACCAGCGCGAGGCCGGCGAGGCCTACGTGAAGAGCCAGGCGCACGAGGGCTGGCGCCCCCTGCCAGAACTCTACGACGATGGCGGCTTCTCCGGCGGCAGCCTGGAGCGGCCGGCCCTGAAGCGCCTGCTCAGCGAGGTCGAGGCCGGGCGGGTCGACGTCGTGGTGGTCTACAAAGTCGACCGCCTCACCCGCTCGCTGGCCGACTTCGCCAAGCTCGTCGAGCTGTTCGACCGGCACGGCGTCAGCTTCGTGTCGGTGACGCAGGCCTTCAACACCACGAGCAGCATGGGGCGCCTCACCCTCAACGTGCTGCTGTCCTTCGCCCAGTTCGAGCGCGAGGTGACGGGCGAGCGCATCCGCGACAAGATCGCGGCGTCCCGGCGCAAGGGGATGCGCACCGGCGGGCCGGTGCCGCTCGGCTACCGCGTGGTCGACAAGAAGCTCGTGCCCGAACCGTCCGAGGCCGAGACGGTGCGGTCCATCTTCGCCCGCTACCTCGCGGCGGGCTCGCTCGGGGCGCTGATGGCCGAGCTCGATGCGGGCGGAATCATCACCAAGGTGAGCCCACGGCGGGACGGCAGCGTGCGGGGCGGGGTGCGCTTCACCTTGGGCTCACTCGCCGCGCTGCTGAAGAACCGGTGCTACGTCGGCGAGGTGGTGCACAAGGGCCGGCACTTCCCCGGCGAACACACCGGCATCGTCGATCCCGAGCTGTTCGATGCCGTGCAGAAGCAGCTCGCAACCGGGGCGCGGCGGGCGGGCCAGGACAACCGGGCCGCCCCTGCCCTGCTGACCGGTCTCATCCGCGACAGCCGCGGCCACCGCATGACGCCGAGCACGGCACAGAAGAAGGGTCTGCACTACCGCTACTACGTGTCCTCTGTGCTGGCTCAGGGCCGCAAGGCCGAGGCGGGGAGCCGGCCGCGGGTGGCCGCGCCCGACGTCGAGGCGATGGTGTTGGACGCCCTGCGCGGGGCCGGCCTGATCGCGCCCGACGCGGCGGAGATGCAGGCGGCGTGGCTGGCGGGCGCGGTGTCCGAGGTCGTGGTCCACGCGGACCGGCTTGAGATCGCCCTCCAGGCCGCTCCGGAGAGCCGTGACGCCGAGACCCTCACCGTGCCCTGGCCGGCGCCGCCGCGACGCCGGCGAGGCATCCTGGGCGCGCCCGAGGACGCCGAGGTCCGGCCGATCCGGGCCGAGGCGCGGGCGCGCCTCGTGCAGGCCATCGCCGACGGCCGGGCTTGGCTGGCGGACCTCACGTCGGGCAGGGCTCGCGACACGCGCTCCATCGCGCTACGGGAAGGCTTCAGCGACCGGCACATCAGGACGACGGTCAACCTCGCCCTGCTGGCCCCCGACATCGTCAAGGCGGCGCTCGACGGCACGCTGCCCGACGGCATCGGCGTGGTGCGCCTGGGCGAGGTCGGGATGGGCTGGGCCGAACAGCGCGCCGCGCTGCGGCTGGTGTGGGGACGGCCCCCACGCTCCAGATGA
- a CDS encoding DUF4365 domain-containing protein, whose amino-acid sequence MTDDSTAERQPAALGSDLPPEQPVSDRSWAHLDRLKVGRYGECFVKMALVRAGLDVFSPEVDDKAIDLVIRIPSSPPRYLDVQVKTARGSTGYVFMRKRHFTIEANRYLALVLLNEGDAPEMYLIPSTAWREPQSPFSSRDYPGLKSEPEYGLALTPAALQRLQAFRFTGQLDMLATDGPLHLV is encoded by the coding sequence ATGACGGACGACAGCACCGCCGAGCGGCAGCCTGCCGCGCTCGGTTCAGACCTCCCGCCGGAGCAGCCCGTCTCGGATCGATCATGGGCGCATCTCGACCGGCTCAAGGTCGGCCGCTACGGCGAGTGTTTCGTCAAGATGGCGCTGGTCCGCGCGGGGCTCGACGTGTTCTCGCCCGAGGTCGACGACAAGGCCATCGACCTCGTCATCCGCATCCCGTCCTCGCCACCGCGCTACCTCGACGTGCAGGTCAAGACCGCGAGGGGTTCCACGGGCTACGTGTTCATGCGCAAGCGCCACTTCACGATCGAGGCGAACCGCTATCTCGCCCTGGTGCTGCTGAACGAGGGCGACGCGCCCGAGATGTATCTGATCCCGTCAACGGCCTGGCGCGAGCCGCAGTCGCCGTTCTCGTCGCGCGACTACCCGGGCCTGAAGTCCGAGCCCGAATACGGTCTGGCGCTCACGCCCGCCGCGCTGCAACGGTTGCAGGCGTTTCGGTTCACGGGGCAGCTGGACATGCTGGCGACGGACGGGCCTCTCCACCTCG
- a CDS encoding helix-turn-helix domain-containing protein has translation MDVRGRVGLNLQRLRREAGLSQEELADRSRVHQTYLSGVERGVRNPTVTVLQKIAVALELDIEDLVRRR, from the coding sequence ATGGATGTCAGGGGGCGAGTCGGGCTGAACCTGCAGCGTCTGCGACGCGAGGCGGGCCTGTCGCAGGAGGAACTCGCCGACCGCAGCCGGGTCCATCAGACCTACCTCAGCGGGGTCGAACGGGGCGTGCGCAACCCGACTGTGACCGTGCTGCAGAAGATCGCCGTCGCTCTCGAGCTGGACATTGAGGATCTGGTGCGGCGTCGATAA